The DNA window CTGTACTGTGGTAATTGATTAGATTTGAATCTCTCACTTCAGAATTATAGTTAAATGTTTCAACCATGAGGCATAGCTCAACTCTGAAAGTGAGCTCCATGGTTGGGCTTAACTGTAATAGAGAGGCTTGATGCCCATTGCAAATGCTTTGTGGTTAGGGCCAAGCACAAGTCTGAAAGTGCTAATCCAACATTAGATTGGTGTGACGCACAACTTGCTATTGCCATATTGACATTGAATCAAGACAAAGACTGgttagttttaattaaaaactgaaTGCATTAACTTCCCTTGAAGTTTGGCGTCATAGTTGATAATGCAATCTTTTTCTTGGGGAAAAAAACAATCAAAATATTAAGTATCCCATCCCTATATCCTCTTTCATTATTTCAAATAACAGATTGCATTGCTTATATGTATTGGTTTACATGTTCGACATAGAAGTTAAATACCAACTATGGCATAGTCAAAAGCTAAAATCTCAAAAGAAACACCAAAGATGAAATGAACTATTGGTTGTCTTGAAATAGAGATAATGAGTAGTTACCTTTGTAAATGGAAATAAAGGATGTAAGAAGAGCGGCTTATAATTTAAGACAAAGAAGGATGGAAGAAGAGAGGTCTATAACACTCGAACAGGTGGGGAAAAAGAGAAACGAATCAGAGAGAAGACAGAGGGAGCAGCTTTAAGCAGCGGTGGTGATCTGCGGCGATGATCTGCAGCTGTGATCTGCAGTGGCGATGGCTTCATCTCTTCCTTGAGCTGACTGCACTTCCAGCAGCAGAGAGAACGGCAGAGAGGGAAGAAGGAGatggaggaagaagagatgGAGTCAGATGGTGGTGCCTGGCGTGCCGCCGATGGCTCTTCTGGCAGCACCCAGTGCAGCAGAGAGGGATTCCGAGAAAGATAGAAGAGATTTTTGGGTTGGTGCCGGAGGAAGAGACTGTTTCTGAGTGAAGGTTCCTGAGAAAGATGATATCTTgcttttagagttttctaaatTACCAAAATGACCCTCAAATTCAAAAAAACTTGCAACAAAACATGCCATTCATGTTGTAGATCGCCATGGTGTTGCTGCAATTACAGTTGCCATGGTGTTGCTGCAATTGTGGTTGCCATTGCGGGCAGGGTGATTCCGACACCGCAACAGCCTTTACACTGATTGGAAATCCCTAATTTTGTGCATACAGAGGCTTCATCTTCCTCAACCGTGAGTGCTGCGACAAACCCTAAAAATTTGCCTGTGTGATGCAGTGAATCTAACTCTCCCTCAATAAGTTGATGCATTGTACAGCTGGACTTTAGTCAGCGTAAAACACGGATTTTTGAGTGAGGGTAGAAGTGTAAAACAAACATTTAATTCCTGAATTATGTGAAGGGAGATGGTATTGAATAGTCTGGGATTGGTGCTatagatttttctttaaatatgtTCCATGTACAATGAATAattgtaaatcaaatttaatttaatcttgaCCAAGAAACTGCCTGATAATTTAGGAAAGAAGATAATGCGGCATAATATATACTTATTCGATTCCTTTTAGGCGGTTTtattggaaattcatttttttttaaaaaggaaaTAGAAATCAATACTCATGAGTCATGATCTATGGGCCAGCGTTGTCTATTGGGAAAAGTTGAGGGtattttatttcattagctcacttcaTATGTCTGAGGTATTCTAGCTCTTATAAATGCATTTGTTTTAGCTAACTTGAAGAAACCATTAACATATCTCTTTGCccatctattttctattttatattcttgTTTGGTATCAGGCTATTTATTTCGTGACATGTTACGGATATTCATGATATTTAACCAATCCAACTCAATGGCATCACCTCTCAGTTGTATCGTGAGATTTATCTCTGCAGTTTGAATCTACCCATTTGTTAGGAGTGTGTTAGGATGGACATGATGGACATGGGATTTCTGTTTGGCATTTATAAGGCTTTGGCCTTTCAGATCACAGTAAATAGCTTCTATGATGTGTTTCTCCCAAGGTTCGTATCAATTTGTATTAGTGCCTTCAACCATATGTTAGTTGCAGGAATGGTGCTGGCTGTAACAATAAAATTGTAGTGATCATTTGATACTAGTAAGAAAGGAAGTTAGCACAAAGCCAGCCTGCATAGCCAAGGGGGCTGCAGAGCATCCTGGCAGAGCATCCTGGAATGTTAGGATCCAATTTAAATATATGGGACTCAAGATCCACATCAGAAGTTTGAGATTCTTGTGTGGCATATATATGGCCTTCAGCTGGCTCTCCTACCTTGCAATGGTTGGTTCTGTGAATGTAGCTCCGTTTGTCATTGTTCTCTGTTATGCTAATAAACTTAAACATCAAATTCTGTCCCTTAAGGTTGCGTTTGGTTCTGAGAACAGAATAAGATAGCACACTGAAAATAAGACACAAAGGACAGAcacaaaaattagtatttttgtattttgtttggggATAAACTAAATATAAGAAACAACAAATTATAAAAGTCTAATTTACCTTCATGTTTATCTATACagaaaatttagaaagaaaaatttaatgatataaatctaattatgaaaaattgatAGGAATAATgaaaggaaaaatgaaaaaataagtcTTTCTTACTAGTGTTTTTGTGTTCTTTTTGTcaaaaaagacacaaaatatactaattcaaTGTCTTAGGACACAATGTTTGTATCTATGTCTCATTTGCCAAACATGATTTTGTGTACATGTCCTTGTCTTAGTGTCTTATACCTGTAAACAAATGCAACCTAAGTTGAAATCTCTTGTATTGTACTGACGTACTAGGTTTGGAACTCATGGAATtgaattaatttcaattaatcgAATGAACTACTTCAGtaattctgtttatttctaGCCTTGATCATTTTTGTTACCTTAAGATCTGGTCCCAATCCAGTTATCAGGTAAGAGATCCTGCCTACTTTTCGTTATTGAGTTGCCACTTGAAAAGTAAATTTTCTCAGTTCTTGAGGATCCTAAATTGTACAACTATGGAGTGTTATAATCTTGGGGGATTATCATCTTATTATTGCTCATTATTAAATCTGCAAAAACACTTGTCAAATAAATTGTTTAGTGTTTCTAATACATAGTTAAACCATTGATTTTCTATAATGACTTATGACAGGTTAAGTGGAAAGAAGAGGTGAAGGCTAAAGAGGAAGCTTCAGCACTAATCGAAGAGGagcgccactctaaggaagcaGCTGAATCTAATAATAAGAGGAAACTCGAGGCTCTACGTCTGAAGATTGAGATAGATTTCCAGCGCCACAAGGACGATCTACTGCGACTTGAGCAAGAGCTCTCACGGCTTAAAGCGTCTGCACAGTCTGCCGAGCTGCATCATCAGTCAAATGCTGCTTCACCTGTTGGTGGCAACTCTGAGGGCGCAATGCCCCAGAGAGATACAATTGCCAAGCTACTTCAAGAACTAAATAATCTAGAGGATTATTCGGAGAAGGAAGTCAATGGCAACAGAGAATGCATTATATGCATGAAAGATGAAGTTTCCGTTGTTTTCTTGCCGTGTGCACACCAAGTTATGTGTGCCGGTTGCGGCGATGAGTATGGAAGAAAGGGAAAAGCTGCTTGTCCTTGCTGCAGGGTTCCGATCCAACAGCGAATTCGGGTGTTTGGTGCAAGCTCATAGGTTATTTTAcagtttttttgtttcaatGGGTAATGACCAGGTATAAGCTTTGAATTTTTACAATTATTACTTTGGAATTAATATTTGGGACTACTTATCTCCTATGATCTCACATTGCATACAGTGAGAACTTAGCATGTTGaggaattattatatattaattatataataattattattgtgtAAATAAAAGGCAAAGTCTTGGGCTCTTGGCATTACACTGTATCTTGGAACGTCTGTAATTTTGTTGGTTCCTGCCTTGGCTTGAAAATATAAGGAATAAGAGTTTTGGTTTGAAAAACAGTCTAAAGATTAAACTTATTAAGAATCGCTTATTTCTATTCACTTGTCTAAACGGTGATAAAAATGTCAGTTAAATACTCTCACACTCAATACAATCTATTGTTTTCATAATTGGACATGCATTTTGTTTGGTTATATTTGTATGGCATTCCTCGTATCCgattagttaaattttattcctttatgaATTTCTAAGTTTAATTTGACTTTAAACGTATATTGTTGCGTGGGATGTACTTTAGAACTTACGAAAACATGACTGGTTGAGAATATTTGTAAGGCTgcatttggttttgaaaatagcACAAGGTATAATATTGAGAATACAACACAAAAAATacagatataaaaattaatatttttgtattttgttcaatgctaaattgaatataacaaaaatagataataaaaattccaatttatcttattttttttcaaacaaaatttaGGATGGTAAAaactataattataaaaatttgatagtgacaataaaaggaaaaagaaaaaaaaaataaattgtctttgTCCAGCATCTTTGTAGTATACTAATTCCATGTCTCAGTTTTTGTTTGTCTTATATGCAAAACATGATTTTATATCACTGTATTCATATTCCAGTATCTGTGATTATAAACAAATGCAGTCTAAGAAATTTTGTTGTTTAAGCTAGTAAGGGATAAAGCAAGTGTTAGATAATTGAAATGAATTCATATATGAAGGTATTTATATGGTGGTCGATGAGCCAACCTGTTTGGGAGTTAAATTACAGAGCTCTCGTGAGTAGTTGATCTCTTGTTGATTATCGGATAGTTATTCAATTTGTTTGCTAAGTCTAGGTGATAACGGTTCAGTTGTGCCTGGGAGAATATTGCTTCGGGCGTGAGATTCCTGGGTTGAAGATAATGGTGTCTTGCTCACCAGTCGGCTAGGTCTTTGAGGGTCCCTTCTTATTGGGCCAACTGGTATTGGGCCTAGGTcgaatttttgtgatttgaacgCTTATTGGGCTAGATGGGTGCTGGACTTCAATCTATTACGCCTATATCGAAATAATGCTCCTATTCAAGTAATTAGTTGTTAGTCAGTGGGCAAGTGAGATAAACACGTACAAACTACAAAGTGTTGATTCAATCTTGTAGAATTTTAAGCTTACTTATCCATCGATTATAGATTCAGGTTGGAATCATATTCTTTGTTATCTTATTTTAGTACATAGAAGGGAGgttcatgtttttctttttctttttttggtttttcatgaTATCTTTCATTCTCGCATGCTAAAAGTTAATCTGTCGCGGATtggagctccatttaagggtttgtcgcTGGCCAATGGATTGCTGGATGTACAAGGCAGGATTTGAATCCCAACACCTGTTTAAGCGGTGttaaattttgtgttctttgccattgagaagaagaaattaaaaagggatgaagaagaagagagaggctTGAAAAAAGACAAAGGAGGTGAGGGATTCACCTTTACTCTGAGTATTACAAAATTATCAATACTTTCTCACTAACTTTTTTACTAACAAACATGTACTCATATATGTACTCTACTAACATTCTCCCTCAAGTTGTAGCTTGAGACAAACTGCAACTTGATACTATAAGAGAAGCCAGATTAACTAGATAACccataagaaaataaaagaagaagatatgaagACAGATTGTAATGACGGAATCAAGTGACATTCCCCCTCAAGCTTGGAGTGTACATATTGTATAATCCAAGCTTGGAAAAACATGTTTGAAATGGTCCTGGAGATAACAGTTTGGTGAGGATGTCAGCAACTTGAGCCTTGGTGGAAATCAGAAGCAACTTCAATAAACCAGAAAtggctctctctctctctaacaaCATGGCAGTCGACTTCAATATGTTTCGTCCTCTCATGAAATACTGGTATGGCAGCTATGTAGAGTGCAGATTGACTATCACAATAAAGGGGTATAGGCTTTGTAACCGGGAGGTGGAGATTGGCAAGGATGAAGGAGATCCATTGAGCCTCACAAACAGCTAGAGTAAGTGTGTGATACTCTGCCTCAGAGGATGATCGAGCCACAGTGGGTTGCTTTTTGCTCTTCCATGATATAAGGGAGCTGCCAAGATAGAAGCAGTAACCAGTTACAGACCGCCTTGTATCGAGGCAGACTGCCCAATCGGCATCCGAGAAGCCTGTTGGAGAGACGTTTGAGGATGTAGCAAAGAACAAGCCAGTGGCTGGTGACTGTTTGAGATACTTAAGCACACATAAAGTCGCTGTGTAGTGAGCTTGGGTTGGACAATCTAAACAATGACTCAACTTTCCCATTGCGAAAGCGATATCTGGCCTAGTTGTGGTCAATTAAACTAACCTTCCAATTAATCGCCTATAATGGGGAACATCTGAGTAGATTGGAGCACTATCTTTTGCCAATTTTGCTGAATAGTCCATCGGAGTAGAAGTCGATTTGCAATCTATCATGCCAAATTCCTCAAGCAAGTCAATGACATATTTTCTCTGATTCATAGTGATACCCTTTGATCTTCTTGCAATCTCCAAACCTAAAAAGTATTTTAGTGCTccaatatctttaattttaaaggcCTCATCCAGCTTTTGCTTTAGAAAATTGATCTCTGCCAAGTTAGAGCCTGCTAAAATCAGATCATCTACATAAACCAAAACGGTTGTGAGATGATCATCTTCCATCTTAGTAAAGAGAGAGTAAGCGTGTCTTGATTGAGTATATCCAAGGCCTAACAACATGCTTGTAAGCTTTACATTCCATTGCCGACTAACTTGTTTCAACCCATACAAGGATTTCTGAAGCTTGCACACAAGATTACTTTTCGGCACTGTAAAGCCTTGAGGGATCTTCATGTAAAATTCTTCATCTAAGTCCCCATGTAGGAAAATTGTGTTGACATCCAGTTGCTGTATATGCCAGTTTTTTGCAGCTCTAATTGCTAAAAACATTCTCAAAGTTGCCATTTTAGCAACTGGACTATAAGTGTCAAAGAAATCAAACCCGGGTGTTTGTGTGTACCCCTTTGCTACCAATCGAGCCTTGTGTCGTTCAATGCTCCCATATGGCTTCGATTTTGTTTTAAACACCCATTTGCATTCGATGGCATGCTTACCCGGAGGTAAAGAAGTGAGAGACCAAGTGTTATTCATATCCAACGCTTTCAATTCAGCTGATATAGCTTCTCTCCAACAAGAGTGTGCAATAACCTCCTCATAGTGTTTGGGCTCGATGGAGGATGCAATAGCCACGGAAAGAATTTTATGATTAgatgtgatgccagggcatcttggccagtttactgaccttttctttattgttttagggtagtttcatgcattttcttagtaaataggcaagttttggatgaaaatacacttacaccttgattcaagcaattattgtgaactttacatgattttatGAGGATTAGGCAGGAATTGTATGataaaattgatgatgcataatctcatcatttggaacagagctttgatgcaccttaattgcttgattttaggacaaaggaagcaaggaagagccacattagtagccacgttaatctagttaacgtgaccactaacgtggaatgggaagaagcttgtagcgttaatgagaaaagtgatcaccaataacgccttcgaagccatcatagcccacgttaactgCCATGTTAACTACAtcaacgtggtagttaacgtggaggaagaagaaagtgccactaacgctccaaattgGCACAAttggccacgttaagagtcacgttaacttagttaacgtgaactctaacgtggaggaagaagaaagtgccaacgttagtgacactcacctttgtcacaaacgttggactaagccaatattgcccacgttagtggtcacgttaagaccactaacgtgaagagTAACGTGGAGCCAagtgatgagagaacttttgcgtggtttagaaatttgcggataaatcctcgttgcaagtatagtttctaaaccttcaaaagtcctttcatacaaacgttttggttgtcacaagtaacaaacccctttgaaattgataaccaagtattcaaacctcgagtcgtcatcaattgtaatgagaattggatttttctcccactttattaacctctaactatgaaggtaagttaagtggatgaattaattcttgaagaattccaattctcaatcaacaatgagtttgataactcaagagtcaccaattatttaaccaaggccaaaagggagaaaaatatctaaattaaattgaaagcaatcttaaacagagcaaagcaatcttaaatctgaattacctcaaataatattaattaagaaaatcataacatgaatgtagcataagccaaataggcaacatatctaatacaagcattgaagcatctgaaagtaaaaagaggaatataaagtaaaagaacattgaacctgggattgagagtgactcctaaaactaagagaaatcctaaatcctaatcctaagagagaggagagagcctctctctctaaaaactacatctactcctaaaattgtgaattatgagagcctcctcatgaatgaatggattcccccactttatagcctctaatcagtgttttctgggccgcaaACTGGGTTAAAAACAGCCTAGAAATTGGTCCCAGCGTattctggtacgtacaggtcgcggaaaagtgacgcggccgcatggctcacgcggccgcgcgggttgcgctcctgccaggtcacgcgtccgcgtgacccacgcgttcgcgtcacctggcgtcgaggcagctatggcaaattacatatcaaatcgaagccccgaacgttagctttccaacgcaactggaaccgcgtcgtttggacctctgtagctaaagttatagctgtttgagtgcgaagaggtcaggctggacagcttagcagtttctccaacttcttgtattccttccacttttgcatgcttcatttccatcctctgagccattcctgccttataatatctgaaaatacttaacacgcatatcaaggcatctaatggtaataagagatgattaaacaaggcatctaatggtaataagagaggattaaacatagggaacttaaggccaaagaagcatgttttcaatcaaagcacataattagggagaaaaatataaaacatgcaaatagtatgaataagtgggtaaagagttgataaaaaccactcaattgagcacaagataaaccatgaaatatgggtttatcaacctccccacacttaaacactagtatgtcctcatgctaagctcaagagaaactataaagatgaagaggaatgatagattAATATGAAATGCaatcctatctatatgaatgcaactacatgcagaatgtttctacctacttggttaaaaataaataaatctttcaagaacatatatgaactggatttcactgattcaaatcataaaaatgaagtaaaagtaaacttgcagaagaaaatagttcatgaaagccgggaacaaagaatcgagcatcgaaccctcattggaagtgtatacactctaatcattcaagtgtttaaggttcgactctctcaattctctactaaccttgctttctaaggcttgctcttcatttaacaatcaacaaaaatttaatgcataaatacacaaattaagaggtcttttaagggttgtaatggggttagggtcaaggtaggattgtatttggccaagtggactaaaaatctgaatccttaattaacttaaacttttccacctaacttagacaatccatgtaatcataatacaacatctaaccatccattaactatgttttccacatattcatacattctaatttcaagtacaactcatatgcattgctttcaccactcactttggggcattttgtccccttttatttgctctttttcttttcttttcttttctttttattatccatattttctttcttcttctttcctttttacatggtgttagaaatttatttgagtcattattcctcattatatgcttgtggattgttgcaaattatttggcaattatatattattttctttaaaggattgcttgcatgtttactttaatactttctataccttatttaccatgcatgctatgtgtttgtgaaaaagcccatatggcattatgcacttctCTACTCAAAAATCTtacaggttttgtgtgttcgagctctaaaccatgttccaatataatatttcttcaaacaagtgtaacaaaaaattttattcaaattagtgaaatactttaaaaggtttcttgaaaaagaaaatattacttcaaccaagcagtaaaatatgcaaaaaatcaaacaaatatgcaatcaattatgcaaatgcaacaatgaacaaacaaataaaataaaaaatttttggtgttgagtcaagaaataactaacccatggagatcggtatcgacctccccacacttaaagattgcaccgtcctcggtgcatgctgagatgtgcaggtggacgggtcttctccaactgatgcttttttCCAAGGATTTTGctgatggacttgtttgtcttcccattaagaagctttttcttttccttcatggtggccatcctgaaagaagagggaaaagaaaaagtaacccaaaaagatagaaaataaataaaatataattgggTTAATGTCAAATGATAAGTGTCTCatttacatggtagctacaacatgtaagaaaacaatagaagccatggcatacTAGTGGTGCAGAATatgcaacaatggggaagagagtggggaaggaaagataatataaattaaaaatcaatacaaaagtaatacaggtataaaagattggcattgatttaaataatattacataaccagaataaaacaagtcataagcaccaagataataccagaaaagaaataacagttgaataagaacattTGAACACCAAtggtaaaagaataaatttataaaaataaaaatatgcaatgaatgaaagtatgcaaataaaataaaataaaatgagagggaaaaaggatgagaagaagaaaaagaaagtgagaaaggagagagaaggaagaaattaggattagaaaagagaagataagAAAATTGACACTAATCTGGATAGGTggtgcgacgctggcgacgcggttgcgtggctgacgcggtcgcgtgatgcGCAAATAACGttaggcgacgcggacgcgtggggcatgcgatcgcgtgacttgatttgtgctggtggcgcgagtgcagcctcatggtcgcacaactctctgttcaaaacttagtattgccaaaatcctgggtgacgcggtcgcgtggggcatgcgatcgcgtgagtggccttatttccaatatgacgcggacgcgtgaggcaCGTGTTCGCGTGGTGAGGCTTGGGCTTCCAGCACGAGTTCAGTCCAACTCCAGCTCAACTTtctgccatacaccctttttacgccgattttaggtcacgcggccgcgtgggtgacgcggtcgcgtgggaggccaaagttcccatgggacgcggacgcgtcggcgatgcggtcgcgtggggtgatttgtgccattggcacgcctccagcgcTGCTTCTGCGAAACTCTCTGTTCATATTAATATTATCTCCCATCTCCTtgcgacgcagacgcgtcgctgatgcggtcgcgtcgcgtgctcgctctcttttttttttatctgaaaaatgaagaatgcagtgttaatatgaatgtgatgcaaaattccaggttcaataaaataaaatagaatacaataaaactagaaaacaaataaaactaaataaaaatgaaaaaggaacaatcataccatggtgggttgtttcccacctagcacttttagttaaagtccttaagttggacatttggtgagcttcctgttatggtggcttgtgcttgaattcatccaggaatctccaccaatgtttgtgtctccagtaacctccggggtcccaaactaagcatgtaaagcccttaagaagcttcaaacagattcttaggctcccggggtgacaaatgccagaacagattccaggatcccaaactttacttttacacccgtttttgtctcgatctgcatttttccagccgggtgaaaggtgatctgaattctcactgcagcgaccaaacagcttcctagacccattcagttgagctttataccaacccacttgaatgttgtgaaggatgatggcgacttagggggaggtatcttt is part of the Arachis duranensis cultivar V14167 chromosome 1, aradu.V14167.gnm2.J7QH, whole genome shotgun sequence genome and encodes:
- the LOC107483410 gene encoding secreted RxLR effector protein 161-like — translated: MGKLSHCLDCPTQAHYTATLCVLKYLKQSPATGLFFATSSNVSPTGFSDADWAVCLDTRRSVTGYCFYLGSSLISWKSKKQPTVARSSSEAEYHTLTLAVCEAQWISFILANLHLPVTKPIPLYCDSQSALYIAAIPVFHERTKHIEVDCHVVRERESHFWFIEVASDFHQGSSC